The following proteins are encoded in a genomic region of Pseudodesulfovibrio mercurii:
- a CDS encoding glutamate synthase, giving the protein MCRLFALTSRDPVSPMRAIDALNVMKEGHDGSGVGLFLSGLGGPWEELKEYPILSGIFTDAGLARMSEYMTKNGFQSKYSATFKPDAEPPVGTPRRGTYASIAFRIPDEWKGMTKAQVDSNLVQMRLDLRAMGEEKGDIMVFSFWPDTIMIKEVGDPLAIAGYLKLDREELYARHILAQGRQNTNYAINLYACHPFFIEGISTMTNGENTAFVPIREYLMSRGVTGYQGYQSDSEVFTHIAHYATKRLGLDISAYKHVITPMNDDEMRDHPDREFLSDLKRACRKLIIDGPNCVIGCLPDGAMFMVQDRKKLRPGVVGGNPELGIYGFSSEICGLNAAIPERDRTKDFQPMHLDTAIVGPDCREVLQCSQKDPLRLQL; this is encoded by the coding sequence ATGTGCCGTTTGTTTGCGCTCACAAGCCGTGACCCGGTGTCACCCATGCGCGCCATCGATGCCCTCAACGTCATGAAGGAAGGGCACGACGGCTCCGGCGTGGGACTGTTCCTCAGCGGTCTGGGAGGACCGTGGGAGGAGCTTAAGGAATATCCCATCCTGTCCGGCATCTTTACCGACGCCGGCCTGGCGCGGATGTCCGAATACATGACGAAAAACGGATTTCAGTCCAAGTATTCCGCGACCTTCAAGCCGGACGCCGAACCCCCGGTCGGGACGCCCAGGCGGGGGACATACGCCTCCATCGCCTTCCGCATCCCGGACGAATGGAAGGGTATGACCAAGGCCCAGGTGGACTCCAACCTGGTCCAGATGCGCCTGGACCTCCGCGCCATGGGCGAGGAGAAGGGCGACATCATGGTCTTCTCCTTCTGGCCCGACACCATCATGATCAAGGAAGTGGGCGACCCCCTGGCCATCGCCGGGTACCTCAAGCTCGACCGCGAGGAGCTCTACGCCCGCCACATCCTGGCCCAGGGGCGGCAGAACACCAACTACGCCATCAACCTGTACGCCTGCCATCCCTTCTTCATCGAGGGCATCTCGACCATGACCAATGGCGAGAACACGGCCTTCGTGCCCATCCGCGAATACCTCATGTCGCGCGGGGTGACCGGCTACCAGGGCTACCAGTCCGATTCCGAGGTCTTCACCCACATCGCCCACTACGCCACCAAGCGGCTCGGCCTGGACATCAGCGCCTACAAGCACGTCATCACGCCCATGAACGACGACGAGATGCGCGACCATCCGGACCGGGAGTTCCTGTCCGACCTCAAGCGCGCCTGCCGCAAGCTGATCATCGACGGCCCCAACTGCGTCATCGGCTGTCTGCCCGACGGCGCCATGTTCATGGTGCAGGACCGCAAGAAGCTCCGCCCCGGCGTGGTCGGCGGCAACCCCGAGCTCGGCATCTACGGATTCTCCTCCGAGATCTGCGGGCTCAACGCCGCCATCCCCGAACGTGACCGGACCAAGGATTTTCAACCCATGCATCTCGACACGGCGATCGTCGGACCCGATTGCCGGGAGGTTCTCCAATGCTCGCAGAAAGACCCATTACGCCTTCAACTCTAA
- a CDS encoding type II toxin-antitoxin system HicB family antitoxin, with product MQYVALFEEEKHGVSVTFPDFPECTSFGEDLDEAVDNAHEALAMYVEERLEQGEVLPEPSKKKVLLVQPENQDRKAINISVQGDGSDFEEFEMVMHVHLLARIEKYCRQYGVSPADFLAAASRLAIKSDIFAA from the coding sequence ATGCAATACGTAGCCCTGTTCGAAGAGGAGAAGCACGGCGTGTCCGTGACCTTCCCGGATTTCCCGGAATGCACCAGCTTCGGCGAGGACCTGGACGAGGCCGTGGACAACGCCCACGAAGCCCTGGCCATGTACGTGGAAGAGCGTCTTGAGCAGGGGGAAGTCCTCCCGGAACCCTCGAAAAAGAAGGTTTTACTCGTCCAACCCGAGAACCAGGACAGAAAAGCGATCAATATCTCGGTCCAAGGGGATGGAAGCGACTTCGAGGAGTTCGAAATGGTCATGCACGTTCATCTCCTGGCCCGAATCGAGAAGTATTGCCGTCAGTATGGGGTTTCCCCGGCCGATTTTTTGGCGGCGGCGTCGCGTTTGGCGATCAAAAGTGATATTTTCGCCGCCTGA
- a CDS encoding murein transglycosylase A, producing MIPRNALFCLFLLVLFAAAGCVSEPPAPQPEPATPAYVPVDQAAAMGLASALSLKPQNLCSWKDLRPGIEDNLRYIRSRPRDEVCVRRPGLLLTWGQLYDSVSELDGLLDQLDADPSLLAERFAWFRLAPGTLLTGYYEPWLKASLTPDATYKYPLYGVPGDLKVADLGAFHPRWAGQRLVYRVEGDAIKPYFGRSDIDGQGALAGKGDEIAWAADPVDVFFLQIQGSGRLDLADGTYRHILYGGKNGRQYVSIGRILIDEGYVPKEEMSMQRIRKFLNEHPDVAEDILFRNPSYVFFQLADEGPFGSINAILTPRVSVAVDRSMIPLGSVVALRTALMDYATGEADPFFSLVLAQDTGGAIQNTRMDLFCGTGEAAETLAGHLQEGAEVYMLLSRRVLASLPNNVE from the coding sequence ATGATCCCGCGCAACGCTCTTTTCTGTCTGTTTCTGCTCGTCCTGTTCGCGGCCGCCGGGTGCGTGTCCGAACCCCCGGCCCCGCAGCCCGAGCCCGCAACCCCGGCCTACGTGCCCGTGGACCAGGCCGCGGCCATGGGGCTGGCCTCGGCCCTGTCCCTCAAGCCGCAGAACTTGTGCTCCTGGAAGGACCTGCGCCCCGGCATCGAGGACAACCTGCGCTACATCCGCTCCCGGCCCCGGGACGAGGTCTGCGTGCGCCGCCCCGGCCTGCTCCTGACCTGGGGGCAGCTCTACGACTCCGTGAGCGAGCTGGACGGCCTGCTGGACCAGCTGGACGCGGATCCCTCCCTGCTGGCCGAGCGGTTCGCCTGGTTCCGGCTCGCCCCCGGCACCCTGCTGACCGGCTACTACGAACCGTGGCTCAAGGCCTCGCTCACCCCGGACGCGACTTACAAATACCCGCTCTACGGCGTGCCCGGCGACCTCAAGGTGGCGGACCTGGGGGCCTTCCACCCGCGCTGGGCCGGGCAGCGGCTCGTCTACCGCGTGGAGGGCGACGCCATCAAACCGTACTTCGGCCGCTCGGACATCGACGGGCAGGGCGCCCTGGCGGGCAAGGGCGACGAGATCGCCTGGGCCGCGGACCCGGTGGACGTCTTCTTTCTCCAGATCCAGGGCTCGGGCAGGTTGGACCTGGCCGACGGGACCTACAGGCACATCCTCTACGGCGGCAAGAACGGCCGCCAGTACGTGTCCATCGGCCGCATTCTCATCGACGAGGGGTACGTCCCCAAGGAGGAGATGAGCATGCAGCGCATCCGCAAGTTCCTGAACGAGCACCCGGACGTGGCCGAGGACATCCTCTTCCGCAACCCGAGCTACGTCTTTTTCCAGCTGGCGGACGAGGGGCCGTTCGGCTCGATCAACGCCATCCTGACCCCGCGCGTCAGCGTGGCCGTGGACCGGTCCATGATTCCGCTGGGCAGCGTGGTGGCCCTGCGCACCGCGCTCATGGACTATGCCACCGGCGAGGCCGATCCGTTCTTTTCCCTGGTCCTGGCCCAGGACACGGGCGGGGCCATCCAGAATACGCGCATGGACCTCTTCTGCGGCACGGGCGAGGCCGCCGAGACCCTGGCCGGGCACCTCCAGGAGGGGGCCGAGGTCTACATGCTCCTGAGCAGGCGGGTACTGGCCTCCCTGCCGAACAACGTCGAATAG
- a CDS encoding AI-2E family transporter codes for MSESNGQTPLISGGIYKVFLIILLLFSLYLGFSLVEPFMHTMIFSTVLAVLFTPVFNWALKLCKGRRTWASALTVGIIVFALVLPMAFLFMALISQGVESLVALNAWIAQGTYKSFLSLEMLDKYAALVHEQLPFLRIDEVQIQAGILQYSREFAQNMLSFGTSLARDGAKLVMHFLLMVFILFYFMRDGTKMVAYIKRLSPLKPKQEDYIIDSLKRVARGVLMGCLLVAVLQGFAGGVGLAVAGIPAFFWGGMMALSSLIPVLGTGLVWVPAVGYLFLSGQWKMAIFLALWCGIFVVGIDTILRPIFMREASRVSTFYIFIAILGGIYSFGMLGIFYGPLILSFVMVMLQLYLEEYADDLDDHEEAA; via the coding sequence ATGAGCGAATCGAACGGACAGACCCCCCTGATCAGCGGGGGCATCTACAAGGTGTTCCTGATCATCCTCCTGCTGTTTTCCCTGTACCTGGGATTCTCGCTGGTGGAGCCCTTCATGCACACCATGATCTTTTCCACCGTGCTGGCCGTCCTGTTCACGCCGGTGTTCAACTGGGCCCTGAAGCTGTGCAAGGGCCGCCGGACCTGGGCCTCGGCCCTGACCGTGGGCATCATCGTCTTCGCCCTTGTCCTGCCCATGGCCTTCCTGTTCATGGCCCTGATCAGCCAGGGCGTGGAGTCCCTGGTCGCCCTGAACGCCTGGATCGCCCAGGGAACCTACAAGTCCTTCCTCAGCCTGGAGATGCTCGACAAGTACGCGGCCCTGGTCCATGAACAGCTGCCGTTCCTGCGCATTGACGAGGTCCAGATTCAGGCGGGCATCCTCCAGTATTCCAGGGAGTTCGCCCAGAATATGCTGTCCTTCGGCACCTCCCTGGCCCGGGACGGGGCCAAGCTGGTCATGCACTTCCTGCTCATGGTCTTCATCCTCTTCTACTTCATGCGCGACGGCACCAAGATGGTCGCCTACATCAAGCGCCTCTCGCCGCTTAAGCCCAAGCAGGAGGACTACATCATCGACAGCCTGAAGCGGGTGGCCAGGGGCGTGCTCATGGGCTGCCTGCTGGTGGCCGTGCTCCAGGGCTTCGCCGGGGGCGTGGGGCTGGCCGTGGCCGGCATCCCGGCCTTCTTCTGGGGCGGAATGATGGCCCTGTCCTCGCTCATTCCTGTGCTCGGCACCGGCCTGGTCTGGGTGCCCGCCGTGGGCTACCTGTTCCTGTCCGGGCAGTGGAAGATGGCCATATTCCTGGCCCTGTGGTGCGGCATCTTCGTGGTCGGCATCGACACCATCCTGCGGCCCATCTTCATGCGCGAGGCCTCGCGCGTCTCGACCTTCTACATCTTCATCGCCATCCTCGGCGGCATCTATTCCTTCGGCATGCTGGGCATCTTCTACGGCCCGCTGATCCTGAGTTTCGTCATGGTCATGCTCCAGCTCTACCTCGAGGAATACGCCGACGACCTGGACGATCACGAAGAGGCGGCCTGA
- a CDS encoding hybrid sensor histidine kinase/response regulator yields the protein MPTTKILVVEDDALAQLDIRLALERAGYDVIGMTGSGEEALALADRLAPDIVLMDILLEGGMDGLEAAGEMRTRFDIPVIYLTVVVDEETLHWAKVTGPFGYLVKPVDHYELRSAIEVGLYKHQMERELRKAKASAEAASRAKASFLATVSHELRTPMTGVLGMTELLLMSDLGDPYRENVRLIKESSMALLSVLNQIIDYSRLETSSLTARKMDFRLEDLITGVLSQHRRSAEIKGIRLEYTISPDIPAWVRGDPAKLRQVIGNLVANAVGFTASGQVLVDVSPAPEGGEAETDGGPTVQILVRDTGAGIPRDKLDEIFESFRQGTDPLHHTTGGLGLGLAIANRLAEFLGGSLRCSSEEGRGSVFVVTVPLERSPFEASSPSASALGGDSPLAGVRVLVAEDDMVNRRYLVRLLEKMGCAVDAAEDGLRAVEILQAAHFDIVLMDVEMPGLDGIEATRRIRNPETGCLDPQVPIVALTARAMWGDEERCLHAGMNEYVPKPVDVDTVAAIIQSTLKKE from the coding sequence ATGCCCACAACCAAGATATTGGTCGTTGAAGACGACGCCCTGGCGCAATTGGACATCAGACTGGCCCTGGAGAGGGCCGGATACGACGTGATCGGCATGACCGGCAGCGGGGAGGAGGCCCTGGCCCTGGCCGACCGGCTGGCCCCGGACATCGTGCTCATGGACATTTTGCTCGAGGGCGGCATGGACGGGCTCGAGGCCGCGGGCGAGATGCGCACCCGTTTCGACATTCCCGTCATATACCTGACCGTGGTGGTGGACGAGGAGACCCTGCACTGGGCCAAGGTGACCGGCCCCTTCGGTTACCTGGTCAAGCCCGTGGACCACTACGAGCTGCGTTCGGCCATCGAGGTCGGGCTGTACAAGCACCAGATGGAGCGGGAGCTGCGCAAGGCCAAGGCGTCCGCCGAGGCCGCCAGCCGGGCCAAGGCCTCGTTCCTGGCCACGGTCAGCCATGAGCTGCGCACGCCCATGACCGGCGTGCTCGGCATGACCGAGCTGCTGCTCATGTCCGACCTGGGCGATCCCTACCGAGAGAACGTCCGGCTCATCAAGGAGTCCTCCATGGCGCTCCTGTCGGTGCTCAACCAGATCATCGACTACTCCAGGCTCGAGACCAGCTCCCTGACCGCGCGCAAGATGGACTTCCGCCTCGAGGACCTGATCACCGGGGTCCTCTCGCAGCATCGGCGGTCGGCCGAGATCAAGGGGATTCGCCTGGAATACACCATCTCCCCGGACATCCCGGCCTGGGTGCGCGGCGATCCCGCCAAGCTCCGCCAGGTGATCGGGAACCTCGTCGCCAACGCGGTCGGGTTCACCGCCTCGGGCCAGGTCCTGGTGGACGTCTCGCCCGCGCCGGAGGGCGGGGAGGCCGAGACCGACGGCGGCCCGACCGTGCAGATTCTGGTCCGGGACACGGGCGCGGGCATCCCGCGCGATAAGCTGGACGAGATTTTCGAGAGCTTCCGGCAGGGCACGGACCCGTTGCACCACACCACGGGCGGCCTGGGCCTGGGACTGGCCATCGCCAACCGGCTGGCCGAGTTTCTGGGCGGCTCCCTGCGCTGCTCGAGCGAGGAGGGCAGGGGGAGCGTCTTCGTGGTCACCGTGCCCCTGGAGCGCAGCCCCTTCGAGGCGTCCTCTCCGTCCGCCTCGGCCCTGGGCGGGGATTCGCCCCTGGCCGGGGTCAGGGTCCTGGTGGCCGAGGACGACATGGTCAACCGGCGCTACCTGGTCCGCCTGCTGGAGAAGATGGGCTGCGCGGTCGATGCGGCCGAGGACGGCCTCAGGGCCGTGGAGATTCTCCAGGCGGCCCACTTCGACATCGTGCTCATGGACGTGGAGATGCCGGGGCTGGACGGCATCGAGGCCACCCGGCGCATCCGCAACCCGGAGACCGGCTGTCTGGACCCGCAGGTGCCCATCGTGGCCCTGACCGCGCGGGCCATGTGGGGCGACGAGGAGCGCTGCCTCCACGCGGGCATGAACGAATATGTTCCCAAGCCGGTTGACGTTGACACCGTCGCCGCAATCATACAATCAACCCTGAAGAAGGAATGA
- a CDS encoding transporter substrate-binding domain-containing protein has protein sequence MKRIITLVAVLSLLMCAAMSAQAADIELAKKSTLEQIVQSGTLRVGLEAGYMPFEMTDKKGNVVGFDVDMVKEMAKAMGVKLELVNTAWDGIIPGLLSGKYDIIASGMTINQERNLKVNFANPYIIVGQTALIAKKSADKIKSWKDLNQAGVVITSKLGTTGEQAAKRLFPKATYKSFEMEDQAMLETMNGKADATVYDLPMTSIFYTQHGKDAGMVFLDEPFTYEPLGWAINKGDPDFLNWLNNFIVQIKNDGRYERIYNKWFGSNDWYNNIQ, from the coding sequence ATGAAACGCATCATTACTCTTGTGGCCGTACTGTCCCTGCTGATGTGCGCCGCCATGTCCGCTCAGGCTGCCGACATCGAACTCGCCAAAAAATCCACCCTGGAGCAGATCGTCCAGAGCGGCACCCTGCGCGTGGGCCTCGAGGCCGGCTACATGCCCTTCGAGATGACCGACAAGAAGGGCAACGTCGTCGGCTTCGACGTCGACATGGTCAAGGAAATGGCCAAGGCCATGGGCGTCAAGCTCGAACTGGTCAACACCGCCTGGGACGGCATCATCCCCGGCCTGCTCTCCGGCAAGTACGACATCATCGCTTCCGGCATGACCATCAACCAGGAGCGCAACCTGAAGGTCAACTTCGCCAACCCCTACATCATCGTCGGCCAGACCGCGCTGATCGCCAAGAAGTCCGCCGACAAGATCAAGTCCTGGAAGGACCTGAACCAGGCGGGCGTGGTCATCACCTCCAAGCTGGGCACCACCGGCGAACAGGCCGCCAAGCGCCTCTTCCCCAAGGCCACCTACAAGTCCTTCGAGATGGAGGACCAGGCCATGCTGGAGACCATGAACGGCAAGGCCGACGCCACCGTCTACGACCTGCCCATGACCTCCATCTTCTACACCCAGCACGGCAAGGACGCGGGCATGGTCTTCCTGGACGAGCCCTTCACCTACGAGCCGCTGGGCTGGGCCATCAACAAGGGTGACCCGGACTTCCTGAACTGGCTGAACAACTTCATCGTCCAGATCAAGAACGACGGCCGGTACGAGCGGATCTACAACAAGTGGTTCGGCTCCAACGACTGGTACAACAACATCCAGTAG
- a CDS encoding amino acid ABC transporter permease (The N-terminal region of this protein, as described by TIGR01726, is a three transmembrane segment that identifies a subfamily of ABC transporter permease subunits, which specificities that include histidine, arginine, glutamine, glutamate, L-cystine (sic), the opines (in Agrobacterium) octopine and nopaline, etc.), giving the protein MNETATVEPKKEFDRNTIWTAAYVVALIAVCLGFYWATTQTDYIWRWNRIPKYFYYVDTINVNTEMEGEVTSITKKGKDSVVIVSDGTDSEYYTVPGSNLNVSQGETVFMGDTIGSYTEGKMGLLLEGTLITIEVSIISIFFGILIGLFTGLSRISSNPFLKMSAITYIELIRGTPLLVQIMIWYFVLGTILNNLLIKAGLFQIPELWFGVASLAIFAGAYVAEIVRAGIQSIHKGQMEAARSLGMTKVTAMRKIILPQAFKRILPPLAGQFISLIKDSSLLGVMAIRELTKATREAVTTSLMPYELWFVCGVLYLVITFTLSMFVQYLEKRTAEA; this is encoded by the coding sequence ATGAATGAAACCGCGACGGTCGAACCCAAAAAGGAATTCGACAGGAACACCATCTGGACCGCGGCATACGTGGTCGCGCTCATCGCCGTGTGCCTGGGCTTCTACTGGGCCACCACGCAGACCGACTACATCTGGCGCTGGAACCGTATCCCCAAATATTTCTACTATGTGGACACCATCAACGTGAACACCGAGATGGAGGGCGAAGTGACCTCCATCACCAAGAAGGGCAAGGACTCGGTGGTCATCGTCTCCGACGGCACGGACTCTGAATACTACACGGTTCCGGGCTCCAACCTGAACGTGAGCCAGGGCGAAACCGTGTTCATGGGCGACACCATCGGCTCGTACACAGAGGGCAAGATGGGGCTGTTGCTGGAAGGCACGCTCATCACCATCGAAGTCAGCATCATCTCGATCTTCTTCGGCATCCTCATCGGCCTGTTCACCGGGCTGTCGAGGATATCGAGCAACCCGTTCCTGAAGATGTCGGCCATCACCTACATCGAACTGATCCGGGGCACCCCGCTGCTGGTCCAGATCATGATCTGGTACTTCGTGCTCGGCACCATCCTGAACAACCTGCTGATCAAGGCGGGCCTGTTCCAGATCCCGGAGCTGTGGTTCGGCGTGGCCTCCCTGGCCATCTTCGCCGGGGCCTACGTGGCCGAGATCGTCCGCGCCGGCATCCAGTCCATCCACAAGGGACAGATGGAGGCGGCCCGGTCGCTGGGCATGACCAAGGTCACGGCCATGCGCAAGATCATCCTGCCCCAGGCCTTCAAGCGCATCCTGCCGCCCCTGGCGGGCCAGTTCATCAGCCTGATCAAGGACTCCTCGCTGCTCGGCGTCATGGCCATCCGCGAGCTGACCAAGGCCACCCGCGAGGCGGTCACCACCAGCCTGATGCCCTACGAACTGTGGTTCGTGTGCGGCGTCCTGTACCTGGTCATCACCTTCACCCTGTCCATGTTCGTCCAGTATCTCGAAAAGCGGACAGCGGAGGCTTAA
- a CDS encoding amino acid ABC transporter ATP-binding protein, translated as MIDVKNVYKTFFVPHEVQALHDVSYHINPGEVVVVIGPSGSGKSTFLRCLNRLEKANSGHIMIDGVDILDPKTNINKVRMEVGMVFQSFNLFPHLTVLENVTVGQTSVRKRGKKESAEKAMTLLNKVGIHAKADNFPGQLSGGQMQRVAIARALAMDPKVMLFDEPTSALDPEMVGEVLDVMKTLAKEGMTMVVVTHEMGFAREVADQVVFMDEGKIVEVGTPEHFFTNPQNDRTKLFLSQIL; from the coding sequence ATGATCGATGTCAAAAACGTCTACAAAACCTTCTTCGTCCCGCACGAGGTCCAGGCCCTGCACGACGTGTCCTACCACATCAACCCCGGCGAGGTGGTCGTGGTCATCGGCCCGTCCGGGTCCGGCAAGTCCACCTTCCTGCGCTGCCTGAACCGCCTGGAAAAGGCCAACTCGGGCCACATCATGATCGATGGCGTGGACATCCTGGACCCCAAGACCAACATCAACAAGGTGCGCATGGAGGTGGGCATGGTCTTCCAGTCCTTCAACCTCTTCCCGCACCTGACCGTGCTCGAGAACGTCACCGTGGGCCAGACCTCGGTGCGCAAGCGCGGCAAGAAGGAATCCGCGGAAAAGGCCATGACCCTGCTCAATAAGGTCGGCATCCACGCCAAGGCGGACAACTTCCCGGGCCAGCTGTCCGGCGGCCAGATGCAGCGCGTGGCCATCGCCCGCGCCCTGGCCATGGACCCCAAGGTCATGCTCTTCGACGAGCCCACCTCGGCGCTCGACCCGGAGATGGTCGGCGAGGTCCTGGACGTCATGAAGACCCTGGCCAAGGAGGGCATGACCATGGTCGTGGTCACCCACGAAATGGGCTTCGCCCGCGAGGTGGCCGACCAGGTCGTCTTCATGGACGAGGGCAAGATCGTGGAAGTGGGCACCCCGGAACACTTCTTCACCAACCCGCAAAACGACCGGACCAAGCTCTTCCTGAGCCAGATCCTCTAG
- a CDS encoding acyltransferase family protein, with translation MIEYRREIDGLRAVAVLGVLFFHLGWAGFSGGWLGVDIFFVISGYLISSLLLEESRVSGTVSLSAFYLRRARRILPALLISLIGSYPMALLVARTHVFTEYCQSFFAALFSVSNIFFWQKTGYFAVSSTLSPLLHTWTLGIEEQFYLIIPSCFLLLAGGTSRRKWAVIGSLFLAMVASFLVCRYGGDVLSYEFRFYMLPTRMWELLLGLFTAVLLADRRFFRKRSILTELLSVTAFGVIGFAFVYYRGGSHFAEKSLFTALAATLFLITTGERHLLGRLLCLKPMQVIGKISYSVYLWHWPFIFLGNLMVLKYGYTSTIYSDLALVAATICLSYVSWRYVERPFRRIISWTVCLRRLAPLAVVAVALAGYGLAYLGGDKGTYVLREDGRADFTSWNGAREGHYFHVGPKGAPRFLLIGDSHAWSTSPALMRLAEEYAVPGEAAMKDGTGPLENIRRSHKLGDPPFAHEWLRYALERKIPNVILVAKWDRYYLTDKWKYFGAQPEWNVSTAMLELRQTVRRLLDNGSRVWIMEQVPQFSKDPIVMTRILSRPYVEEVSTEQRHFAGAALGDIHDLAFHLLDPWPLLLRDGRLSSVRDGAFLYMDENHLSTDGAIAIQEVFRPAFESMRQ, from the coding sequence ATGATTGAATACAGAAGAGAAATCGACGGCCTGAGGGCCGTCGCCGTGCTCGGCGTACTGTTCTTCCACCTGGGGTGGGCGGGCTTCAGCGGCGGATGGCTCGGGGTCGATATCTTTTTCGTCATCTCCGGCTACCTCATCTCCTCGCTGCTGCTGGAGGAGAGCCGGGTAAGCGGCACCGTGTCGCTCTCCGCCTTTTACCTGCGCCGCGCCCGGCGTATCCTTCCCGCGCTGCTGATCAGCCTGATCGGCTCCTACCCCATGGCGCTCCTGGTCGCCCGGACGCACGTCTTCACGGAATACTGCCAGTCGTTCTTCGCCGCGCTCTTTTCCGTTTCCAACATCTTTTTCTGGCAGAAGACGGGCTATTTCGCCGTCAGCTCCACCCTGTCCCCGCTGCTGCACACGTGGACGCTGGGGATCGAGGAGCAGTTCTATCTCATCATCCCCAGCTGCTTCCTGCTCCTGGCGGGCGGGACATCGCGCCGGAAATGGGCGGTCATCGGCTCCCTGTTCCTGGCCATGGTCGCCTCGTTCCTGGTCTGCCGGTACGGCGGCGACGTCCTGTCCTATGAATTCCGCTTCTACATGCTCCCCACGCGGATGTGGGAACTCCTGCTGGGGCTGTTCACGGCGGTGCTGCTGGCCGACCGCAGGTTTTTCAGGAAACGGTCGATCCTCACCGAACTGCTCTCGGTGACCGCCTTCGGGGTCATCGGTTTCGCCTTCGTCTACTACCGCGGCGGGTCCCATTTCGCCGAGAAGTCCCTGTTCACGGCCCTGGCGGCGACGCTGTTCCTGATCACCACCGGCGAACGCCACCTGCTCGGCAGGCTGTTGTGCCTGAAACCCATGCAGGTCATCGGCAAGATTTCCTATTCCGTGTACCTGTGGCATTGGCCCTTCATCTTCCTGGGCAATCTCATGGTCCTGAAGTACGGCTACACGAGCACGATCTACTCCGATCTCGCCCTGGTGGCCGCCACTATCTGCCTGTCCTACGTGTCCTGGCGGTACGTGGAGCGGCCCTTCCGGAGAATCATCTCCTGGACCGTCTGCCTGCGCAGGCTCGCGCCCCTGGCCGTCGTCGCCGTGGCCCTGGCCGGATACGGCCTGGCCTACCTGGGCGGGGACAAGGGCACGTATGTCCTGCGCGAGGACGGGCGGGCGGACTTCACTTCCTGGAACGGGGCCAGGGAGGGACATTATTTCCATGTCGGTCCCAAGGGCGCGCCCCGGTTCCTGCTCATCGGCGACAGCCATGCCTGGTCTACGAGCCCGGCCCTGATGCGCCTGGCCGAGGAGTACGCCGTGCCCGGAGAGGCGGCCATGAAGGACGGGACAGGGCCCCTGGAGAACATCCGCCGCTCCCACAAGCTCGGCGATCCGCCCTTTGCCCATGAATGGCTGCGCTACGCCCTGGAGAGAAAAATCCCCAACGTCATCCTCGTCGCCAAGTGGGACCGCTACTACCTGACGGACAAGTGGAAATACTTCGGTGCGCAACCGGAATGGAACGTCTCGACGGCCATGCTCGAACTGCGTCAGACCGTGCGCAGGCTGCTCGACAACGGGAGCCGCGTCTGGATCATGGAGCAGGTCCCGCAGTTCTCCAAAGACCCGATCGTCATGACGCGGATCCTGAGCAGGCCGTATGTGGAGGAGGTCTCCACCGAACAGCGGCACTTTGCCGGTGCGGCCCTGGGCGACATCCACGACCTGGCGTTCCACCTGCTCGACCCCTGGCCGCTCCTCCTCCGCGACGGGCGACTCTCCTCGGTGCGCGACGGGGCCTTCCTGTACATGGACGAGAACCACCTGAGCACGGACGGGGCCATCGCCATCCAGGAGGTCTTCCGGCCCGCCTTCGAATCCATGCGCCAATAG